From a single Culex pipiens pallens isolate TS unplaced genomic scaffold, TS_CPP_V2 Cpp_Un0002, whole genome shotgun sequence genomic region:
- the LOC120417437 gene encoding ribokinase-like codes for MSQNLDVVVFGSCIVDFISYVPRLPRVGETLHGTKFVTGFGGKGANQCVAAARLGSRTAIIGKLGNDPWGSNYRKALESEGVNVDHVKIVKGESTGIAQINVADNGDNQIVIVVGANNSLLPADVGASADLLTRAKILVCQLETPLAGTLEALRTFSGTSIMNAAPAVENVPHDLLHLCSIFCVNETEAALITGVPVETVIQAKGALLKLRDMGCNTVVITLGDKGAIFAPKDNAKVVHVKPCKVDKVVDTTGAGDAFIGALAHFMARNPEAELTQCIAAANKVASLSVQKPGTQTSFPRLSETGLGQDLSSNPCEWEYI; via the exons ATGTCGCAGAATCTGGATGTGGTCGTTTTTGGGTCGTGTATTGTCGATTTCATTAG CTATGTTCCGCGACTTCCGCGGGTGGGCGAAACGCTGCACGGGACGAAATTCGTCACCGGGTTCGGAGGTAAGGGCGCCAATCAGTGCGTGGCGGCGGCTCGGCTAGGGTCGCGTACGGCCATCATCGGGAAGCTGGGCAATGACCCGTGGGGTAGCAATTACCGAAAGGCGCTCGAGTCCGAGGGCGTAAACGTCGACCACGTGAAGATCGTGAAGGGCGAAAGTACGGGAATCGCCCAAATTAATGTGGCCGACAATGGGGACAACCAGATTGTGATCGTAGTAGGCGCCAACAACAGCCTACTGCCGGCGGATGTGGGTGCGAGTGCTGACCTGTTGACGCGGGCGAAGATCCTGGTTTGTCAGCTGGAGACGCCTTTGGCGGGGACGTTGGAGGCGTTACGGACCTTCTCCGGAACTTCGATCATGAACGCGGCGCCCGCCGTGGAAAACGTCCCGCACGACCTGCTCCACCTCTGTTCGATATTCTGCGTCAACGAGACGGAAGCGGCGCTCATCACCGGAGTGCCCGTAGAGACAGTCAT TCAAGCCAAAGGCGCCCTGCTGAAGCTACGCGACATGGGTTGCAACACCGTTGTGATAACGCTGGGCGACAAAGGCGCCATCTTTGCGCCCAAAGACAACGCCAAAGTGGTGCACGTGAAGCCGTGCAAGGTGGACAAAGTCGTCGACACGACG GGTGCTGGTGATGCCTTTATAGGCGCTTTGGCGCACTTTATGGCGCGGAATCCGGAAGCTGAGCTAACGCAGTGCATTGCGGCCGCAAACAAAGTGGCGTCGCTGTCGGTGCAGAAACCCGGAACTCAGACCAGCTTTCCGCGGCTTTCGGAGACGGGACTTGGCCAGGACTTGTCATCGAACCCGTGCGAGTGGGAGTACATTTGA